In the Armatimonadia bacterium genome, one interval contains:
- the dut gene encoding dUTP diphosphatase yields the protein MNRQAIKLDVEVLPHAQGLPLPQYETAAAAGMDLRAAVDAPVTLDPGKRYAVPTGLKIALPVGYEAQIRARSGLALRKGIALVNAPGTIDADYRGEICVILINLGEEPFTISRGDRIAQMVVAPVTRVEWDLVAAVDDTSRGEGGFGHTGVQ from the coding sequence CTGAACCGCCAGGCGATCAAGCTGGACGTCGAGGTTCTGCCTCATGCGCAGGGACTGCCCCTGCCGCAGTATGAGACGGCAGCGGCAGCCGGAATGGACCTGCGAGCGGCTGTCGACGCCCCGGTGACTCTCGACCCCGGCAAGCGCTATGCCGTACCGACGGGCCTGAAGATCGCCCTGCCGGTGGGCTATGAGGCGCAGATCCGGGCTCGCAGTGGATTGGCGCTGCGCAAGGGTATCGCCCTGGTCAATGCCCCAGGCACCATCGACGCTGACTACCGTGGCGAGATCTGCGTGATTCTCATCAACCTGGGTGAAGAGCCCTTCACCATCAGCCGAGGCGACCGAATCGCCCAGATGGTCGTTGCGCCTGTCACACGCGTTGAGTGGGATCTCGTCGCAGCGGTTGACGACACCTCCCGCGGCGAGGGCGGATTCGGGCACACCGGCGTGCAGTGA
- a CDS encoding DUF1858 domain-containing protein, with the protein MAKMITKEMTLAEVLEISPAALQILLDEGMSCMGCSVARMETLAEGATTHGLDPDALVARLNEQIQSAAAAKGEAS; encoded by the coding sequence ATGGCAAAGATGATCACCAAAGAGATGACACTGGCCGAAGTCCTCGAGATCAGCCCCGCGGCGCTGCAGATTCTCCTCGACGAGGGCATGTCGTGCATGGGCTGCAGCGTGGCCCGAATGGAGACGCTCGCAGAGGGCGCGACGACCCATGGCCTGGATCCCGATGCCCTGGTGGCGCGTCTGAACGAGCAGATCCAGAGTGCCGCGGCAGCCAAGGGTGAAGCCTCATGA